GGCCTGCCTCCGAGGGATGGGTTAAAAAAGCGCAAAATGTTAATGGTGTTGAGGTGCATTATCAATACAATCCGAAAACTAGAGAAATAGATGATTTTAAGATTAAATAACGAGGTGTTTCAATGAAAGTCAGGTGTATTGCTAACACAGGTAACAAGCTATCGAAAAAGACACAGCAATTGGGAAACTCCGATGAAACAAAATACTCTTTAAAGGTTGATGAAAGTTATATTGTATACGGACAACATCTTTACAGAGGGGTTCTAAGTTACCTAATACTTGGGAATGATGAAAACCTTCCATCATGGTATCCTGCCGAACTATTTGAGGTAACAGATTCTTTGCTTCCTTTAGAATGGTACTATCAATTTTATGGATATGAAAACAGTATTAGTGCTGTCTGGGGCTACAAAGAACTTGTAACCATTGAATCACATCATGATGATCTTTTAGAACGGGAAGATAAAGCGATACGAATCTTCTTGAAGAGAAAGAAAGAGATAGACGAATTTAGTGAATAGTTCATTTCTTTTGGGAAGCAATCCAGTTTTGTATGAATCCATTGTTCAAGCACTACCATATACTTGACAAAATCGCTAATAAAATTCCAAAGGCTCAAAGGAGGAGAAGGAAGTAAATAGAAAAGAACAAAAAATAGCTCTTAAATTCCTTACCGCAGCCCGGTTGGTTCCAAAAGTCCAAGCATGCTCTGATTTCCGTCATAGAATATATTGAACCTAAAGGAAGGGAGTGTTACTTATGTCGTATGGAGGATGCGGTGCTGGAACCTCAAGTTATGGGGGATTCACAAGTACAGGAGCGATTCTAGTCCTGTTCATTTTATTGGTCATCATTTCTCGAACCTTTTTATATTAAACAAGTGTAGGAGAAATAGGATAACAATAACCTGTCTTTGCGGCAGGTTATTTTTGTGCAAAATAAAAAGCCCCGAAGGGCTTACTTAAACAATAACTACATTACGCAGTTTCTCGTTCACCTACGAGATGTTGTAATTCCGAGTCGTTCAGGCTTCTGGTGTGGACTGTTTTATTCCACGTTTTCTTTTTACGTTGGAGCAATCCGATAAACCAAATAGGAACCCATGAGATGGAGAATAGATATACTTGTGGTGTCCACAAGATAGCTTTTGACTTCTTTTCCATAATAAGTCCTATTAAAGGTATGATGTAATAGATAATAAGGGCAGTAAACCATACCCATGAGTGCCGTATAAGACCGAAATCAAATAACCATGCCATTAGAAATGAAAACATCGTTATGGATGTTAATATAATACGTGATGGGTTGAAGAGATATAGGAAAATATCAAATGCTATGAATCCTTTTCGACTAAATACCATTTTAAGAAGTGGCCATCCGTACTTGAAACTACAATCGATATGACCCCGCGCCCATCTACAACGTTGGACGAATGAAGCCTTCATTTTTAACGGCTTTTCATCAAACGTTTTGGCCGTATGAACCCATCGAACAGTTTTTCCTGTAGCCAGAGCATAACGGGCCACATATTCCAAATCCTCCGTTAACGATTCAGTTCCCCATCCTATATTTTTCAATACGGATGTTTTAAAACACATACCCGTACCACCAAGCTGAGCGGAAAGCCCCAACTTTTCACGGGCCAATTGGTATATACGATTGGTTGCCCAATAAGCATAGGCATAGGATTTTGAAATCCAGCTATCTTTAGGATTCTTGGAATCGAGATAAAGTTGCAATACTTCGGCTCCACTAACAATGCGTTGATTAAGCACCTTCAATGTGTTTGGCGTGACGAGATTATCTGCATCTAATACCAGGACTGCATCATAGGTGGTTCCACGAGCTTCCATATTCCATAGTTGATTAAACGCCCATTCAAGTCCGTATCCTTTAGATTTCTTTGTCGGGTCATGTCGTTCTAATAAATGAGCGCCGTTATGCCGAGCCACAAGAGCAGTGCTATCAGTGCAGTTATCGGCTATAACGTAAATATCATATAGATTGCGGGGATAATCCAATGAATCTATATAAGTTGAACTTAAGTTTTAGAAAAGAATGGTAAGGAAATGTACACCTGCTTGTCGAATAAGATAAGGAAACCCATTCAGACAGGCAGGGATTAAGATGAATAATCTATTCGCATTAAACGAAGTGACACAAGCCATGAAACAAGCAAAGAAACGGCGCATGTATGAACGTTACCAAGCCTTGTATTTGCACCTGAAGGGAAAGTCAGTTAAAGAGATTGCCGAGACCCTGAACCGAAGCGCAGAAACAGTGAAAAACTACATCCAAGCGTATGAAACCGGTGGATTAGCGGCTCTGCAAATGAAGTATTCTCCCGGTGCACCCGTTCATCTCTTCCAGAAACGGATGCAACAGCTTCGCATGATACAGTTTATGGACGAAATAATGAAAAGCCCCGATTCAATTATTGATCGTCTCTGTATCAGGTTTTGATCCTGATTTCTTTAGTTCAACTTATATAGAAGGGAAGGGTTTCAGCGAAAAAGAGCTCTTGGATAAAGAGCCGCGTATTTCTGTCCAATCGCTGTATTACTCAGTATGGAAGGGAATGCGCCGCACTAAACTCCACTTATATGCTGGGGATGCGGCCGAGAAAGCCATAATTTTAG
This Paenibacillus larvae subsp. larvae DNA region includes the following protein-coding sequences:
- a CDS encoding YjcZ family sporulation protein; the encoded protein is MSYGGCGAGTSSYGGFTSTGAILVLFILLVIISRTFLY
- a CDS encoding glycosyltransferase family 2 protein, producing the protein MDYPRNLYDIYVIADNCTDSTALVARHNGAHLLERHDPTKKSKGYGLEWAFNQLWNMEARGTTYDAVLVLDADNLVTPNTLKVLNQRIVSGAEVLQLYLDSKNPKDSWISKSYAYAYWATNRIYQLAREKLGLSAQLGGTGMCFKTSVLKNIGWGTESLTEDLEYVARYALATGKTVRWVHTAKTFDEKPLKMKASFVQRCRWARGHIDCSFKYGWPLLKMVFSRKGFIAFDIFLYLFNPSRIILTSITMFSFLMAWLFDFGLIRHSWVWFTALIIYYIIPLIGLIMEKKSKAILWTPQVYLFSISWVPIWFIGLLQRKKKTWNKTVHTRSLNDSELQHLVGERETA
- a CDS encoding helix-turn-helix domain-containing protein — protein: MNNLFALNEVTQAMKQAKKRRMYERYQALYLHLKGKSVKEIAETLNRSAETVKNYIQAYETGGLAALQMKYSPGAPVHLFQKRMQQLRMIQFMDEIMKSPDSIIDRLCIRF